TTAGAGTCTTTGAATACGCACAAGAGGTAAGAACTATGACTAGAAAGTCCAAGAGACTGGCAGAAAAAAGAGCAGAGAAGGTAAAAGAGACGGCCGTCAAGAGTTTCAGGGATCTCTAACCCAACAAGTGCTATAATTTATAATTTGAGATACACTTTGGACCTTGtttgcaggtaacattgcaTCATTTGCACGTACCATAAAAAGTTTCATCTTCTCAAAGATAGGAGTGGAAGGTGTTTGACAGTTCTCAGTTATACAAGGTGATCCATCACTGTGAGTCAGCCGAAAGATGGTGTTTGTTGATAATCATCATAGAACTGTCTTGTACATTTCACTCCTTTAGGCAATATTTGCCGCAAAGTTACTACTATTCACATCTACTGAACATctatatctgtacatgtatgttacaagCTTTAAGATGACTGAAATGGACGGACTGAAAGCTTGCATTGCAAATTATACAAAGGAATCTGCTTGCAACGTAACACAGATTTCATATAGACCTTACCTGGCACACCACGGCAGAACCGTGACTTGGGATACGGCTTGTTCTTGCAATAGCGATAGCTGCAAATGCAAATTGTGTGGATGTTAGGTAATCACTGTCCAACAAATTTTTCAATATAATATCTAGTATGGCAATAAGCCCTCTAACCTCTAACTCTCTCTCTAAAAAGTTGTGGAACCCATGCAAGTCATGATGATGAGTTGTCACTTCATCATACTAGTAGTTCATGCCCACAATTTTTTCTCCAGATAAGTCCACTGTGTAAAAACCCTCTCACAGATCAGAACACAGGTGTGGACATTGAAACAATGGTTGAGACAAGggctgttttcttttacaggGACTTTACCTTGTCTCCAACATTTGTTTCAATTTGAATAACAATGTCCTGACAGGGTTTGTTTTCTTAAACTTaatgggcctttacctttgacatattacctggaATTCCTGTTGCCACACGTGTTCTGATCTGCAAGAGGGCTTATAAACAGAGTTCACACTTGTCAGTGGAGAAAAATCGTGGGCATGGAGTGACAACTCTTGCATAATCATGACTTGCACAGGCACAAATTAGATCAATTGGATATGAAACTTTGCAGGTGAGTTTATTTTAGCTTCGAAGTTCTATGAAACTGGGAAACATGGGAGTTGACATAATCTTACGTTCATACAACGCTATAAAATTGTTACCCATCATGGGTTGACTCTTCTTAACACTGGCAATCGGCACTTACTTTTAGCTTTAGGTAACTCATGTACAAACCACGGCCAGTTGAGCTATGCGGTTCTTTACATACAAGCCTACCCCCAGTGGCCACCCCCGGCACTTTGCCGCGTAGTGGCCACTTAATAACTTATTCCACAATTCTACTCATAATAAATTTATTCTGTTCGAGAAGAATAACTATAAGGACGTGACAAATTACGCCAGCATCGATACAAAAATCCATAGCCTTCGTCTGAACACGTATGTGTGCTACTTACCAACGGGCTGGTCGGCGCCCCATTTTGCTGtaagaaaatagacaaaaatgacTTAACCAACCAACAAGAAACACTCAGATAGCTTTGAAATTTCCTATTCTAACGGTTGATGGTAATAAATTCTTTATATGATGTTTTAATACGCAGGATGACTAAGGATTTTAAGACGATATTGCATCAATCCCCATTCGGAATCTTACCTTGCGAAAAAGGAGGCAGAGAGGAAGTTCCCGGATGAATGACCTTTgggatgttacaattttttatAGGGGTGTTTTGAATAGCTTATTTGAAGCAAGCATATTTGTACCTCATGCATATCATATGATGAATGATTATTGCTTTTAGAATATCTTACCTTATCAAAACTATACTATTTATCGAAAATACATTGAAATAGAGACACATGACGAATATTTTTACTTATGCAGTGGAGTTGCTGAGTGGAGTAATCCAAGATGACCTGACCGTATTTTGGCTGAGTGGGGAGAGGAAACGATGGAAGTGGAGTGAAGAAATCTCTTTTATGTAGAATTTTGCTTCCCTTTTTGAAGAATCGCAGTGCGTCAGCGGGAAGAAGAGACTATGAGCGGTAAGACAGATTCCCTTATGTATTGTCTGACCCTTGTGTTATTCAGATACGCTCAGTAGATTGCCGAGTTTTGTGGACTTCAGTGACGGCATTCAGAGTAGATTTTGCTGATGCTTGTCAACATGTGATGTGATCTTGTGACACACTTGTTTGGACCGGCGTCCTGTTTACATGCTGGCTGTtcaaactagacccaagtgtcACTCTGTACCCAGACAGATTGGCTACTAAAAAATTCGTAATGATGACAGGTCAGAAATACGCCCTAATTATGTGAAGTCTGTTGCTCAAATCTAATTAGCACCACTAGGATTCACTAGTAAATTGTTGCAATTGTGGGCACGTAACCGTTATGCATATGTCGTCAGATATGCATACATAAGCATAACGTCATTTTTCATTGAAagaacaagcaaacaaagaacTTATATGAGAAGCAAAAGATTCAGAAGATATCTTGTTTTGGAAGAATATTGTTTACAACTGGCACATCAAGCACATGTAGTCAACAGAACAGAAGAATTGTCTGAtcaaatcatgaaaatcaataGGCCACAATGCGCATTTGCTTgtccttattttgtttatttgatgtTAATGTATTTGCAATAGTCGGTTTGAGTAGACAAACTTCAGTAGGACTTCATCACATTTAATAAACATTCTGTGGCTTGCATTTGAGTTGTTTTGAGACTGTTTGAAGTGTCAGGTATGTATATACTAAGTACCTAACCTTTGTCCAGCTTGCTCTTCCCATGTGTACGGACACGTGTTGATAGGTTTGTGAAACTCACGTGTTTTACTTATTACATAATTGGGTCACCACATCACTTAGTTTTCTGACAATGCCTTCAAGAACTGCGGTTCTCTTCGTACTTGGTTCCTGTTTAGTTTCTTCTCATCACAATATTCTTTGAAGAGAGTTTATGTCATAAGGCCTATATTCACCATGAACTTGATGTATGTGGATTGGATGGGTAGGTCATATGtttaaaatacattttagatATGTAACATTAATATATGTTTTAGAATACAGGCCTAATGATAACTGGGGTATAAGCAATGATATCTTGAATAAGATGGACCTACAGACCTggatattttgttgtctttgctcCTTTTCAGCCTTAAAGAAATGACAGTAAGCTTAAAGTTTACCAGCATGAGTAGAAGACAAAAGGTAGCTGctgatgttttattgttttgttgtattattcATTAGGTGCACCTGCAGACCCTCATCAGACCGAGCGCCAAAACCTGTTGGACAGACTTCTGGATGGAGTCAAACAGGTAGTTTAGACATTATCAATATAGTTTTGCTTTTTTCTTGCATTCCTTTGTGCTAcagtaaaattgtatcatataATATTATAGATGATACATTTCATGTGcaatggctgtttttttttttagatttattttacaaatgttttcGTTACTCTTCAGTTCAGGAGTTCTGATCTTTTAATAAGGAAACTCCCCTTTTTCCCTGCAGTGTCAGATCAGGTTtggtggcaggacagagctggccACAGACGGTGACAGCAGGTGGGTGGAGGCAATCCTCTATTACTATTAGActattactattattactacTATTAGAGTGTGGAACTCattgccaccaagtacagtagggctAGGGGCATACACACAGCTTAAAATGACGCTAaggtaatacatttgtacaggtagatgtgcaaaggttagctttgacaggttgttcagtgttaTATAACCAGCCACTGCtacactacatgtacctgcatagCTGGTGTGCTACAACAAAGGGCTATTTTACAGATACTAATTCTGATTTCGCTATCAAATGCACCTTTAGGCAAATGCCATTATCTCTCTACAAATTATAAGACACATACATTGGTCTCCCAGTAGCCCTGTGTTGAATAACTGTATCTGCAAACAATGATTCAATTCAAAGCAAAAAAACAGATTAAGCATGCAAGTTTGCATATAATGTAGATATGGTATTTTCTTGTAGCAGGTATATAGAGATTGGTTCATGTGGTAAAATGGTAGCTTGGAGTGCAACAATATCTTTATTTTGCTTTCAACAAACTGTGAATAAAGCTGACAAAGTACTTTTGCAGAGAGAAATCTGCAACATCAAGACATATCATGCCCTGTAATAATGTGGTTGTTAATTACAATTTTGCAatataatgttttatatttGATATGTTGAAACTGaacttcatcttcttctttgctTTTGtgtttaacaatgtacaaataaagTACATGGCTATTCTGTTTTTGCCCAGGGTTGTGTGCTTGTTGAACCAGTTTGAAACAGTGCTTCAACATGGGATGAAGAGAGCCAAGGGACTAGCAGCAATCAAGTAAGTTTTTATCAGTTACACATTGCACTGATTGACTGCAAATGTCAGCCACTTTTGTTTCCTCAGCATTTTGTATTGTACTATTGActtacatgactttgtatgaTCTCCTTTTCAGACAGGTAACACAACAAGTGACAGGTATCAACATGAAAGGTGAAACAGAACCAGGTTAGTGAAATATCTTGTTATGGTTTTGTACCTTAGTTTGCTTCATaagttatttctaaattttgtGAATGAAAGTTGGTAAAAAATTTGACCCATTTAAAGCCCTATTAAGTAACATTAGGATAGTATACATTTGTAGAGAGTAGATTTTCCAAGCATCATTTTATATAGTAAATTAGATCAGTTCTAAAAGATTGTATGCCAATATTCGGGAAGGAATGTTATAACATCATTGTATGagacaaacatgtttaaaaactgTAATCCTCCAAACCAGCACATGGACACACACGTGTGTCTGGgatctagcctgtgtttacacaatatctcgctggctggggttaatgaccccctcctctCCTACAATgtaggtggtggcaactgtaagaCATGCCGCTAGGAGTACAATTTTAGTCAagctagcctggagtccagccatgTGGTCCTCTCCTATCAGTCTACACTCTGCAGAGTAGTGAGTGTTGGGAGCATACCAAACTAACTCAAGCTTGACTCTAGGCTTCACACATGACAGACCACATTGTGTGCTTCTTACAATCATTCCACGTAGGTGGCATTAAAACCCACGTGAGCAAATAAAGTTATTAATATTAGTCTGACTGCCTAGTGTGCCGTAGCCAGTTCACCACAGTTTCTGCAAAACCTTATCCTTAACAGAGTTCTTTCAGTTTTGAAGGAAAATTAACCATTATCAACCCTCCCCACCCTAGTGTTCTGGCAATGTCTGAGAGAACATCTGAACAAACACGAGCTACAGCGGTACCTGATGTTACAGCAGGTTACCACGGACGCAGGGCGGGGCAGGGCATGGCTCAGGTCAGCCCTGAATGAACACTCGCTGGAGAGATACCTGCATTCCTTACTGGGAGACACTAATCTACTCAGGTACTTGTGATGAATGTTATTTGTATAGGGGAGTCTTTGATGACTATGAAGTACTGTTACAGTTTTAAGGAGTGATGGTTagaatattattgttgacttcAGAAAAGTGGGTAACCTCAGATTGAGAATGAAGCTTGACATAGTAGCGACTAGTGTGACTTCAGTATTAGCATATAAATTGGATAACAAGTCTAAATGTTCTATACACCTATGTAACTGTAATTCATTTTCCTAAAGCATCAGCGAACGTCTACAACTTATTTCTTGATTTTAAGCCTGATAATTTTATAGCAGAAGCTCACCATGTCTAATACAAGTGATGATTATGTATTGACAGAATAAGAAGGAACAGTAAGGATGGTCTAACATTGTCCAATACTTGATTCCAGACAACACTATGATGACTGGGCCTTTGTCCTTGATGATGAGAGATCCAGCATGCTCCCTAATATGGCAGCAGGTAAACAACACTAGCATTTGTACTGTATATCTAGATATCTAGATAATCATatctactactgtaacagtaggaCATTACTGAATGTTCAGAATATATGATATAACACTTGCAATGCAAAAACTTGATCATCTTATTCCTAAGATACTTGCCTTTTAGTATTTTTATGTGATTTTCCACCTGATTTCTGACAGATTTCCCTGATTTGCATTGGTTAGCATACATCACTTATGTTTCATTGATGATAAGAGCATTTCTTTAAACCTCCAATATTGTTACCAGTACATCCTTTTTCCAAATCATAAGTTTTGCCTTCTATAATGAAAATGATTCAAATAGAATGAAATAAGAGGATAGTGTTGTAACagtcctacatgtacttaactCCCATTCTGCACACCTGTTGTTTTCCCCTAGGTCTGGGTTCTATACTGTTTGCCATCAATATAGACAAGTCAGAACTGAACACAGTAAAGCAGGCCTCTGCCACCTCCCTACTGGAGCCCCTGGCCACCATGGTGGGGAATGTCACCAGCGGAGTCAGCAGTCAGAAACCTGGGGACGAACCACAGCCTGTGTATGCATTAGATGTGCCCAgtggaggtacatgtaagtgtctTTTGAAGACCTTCATACTTGTCTAGGTATGAGTGGCAATTGTCATCAAAACAACAGGTGTGACTGGATAATGATGTCTACACAAACCAAGTGTTATTCACCTAGCCAACGTTATGTTTACTGTCTGTTATCTTCCTCAGAGCAATACTGACTCATTCTACTTTGCACAATGTCAGCCAGGCAAAAAAACACTTGGCTGTGTATTTGCTACCTTCAGATCCCATGTCTATGGTTTTGGAAGGTTGCAATGGTGATGTCAAGACAAAATTATGTAGCTTTGGATACCAGAACTTGATggcaatggtacatgtatgtgacattgGGCTTTAATTATAAATAGTAGTGTTCCAATCAAGTAGATTTAAGTGATTCTGTTAGTATGTAATGTACAGTTTAATGTaggacacatttttttcttacagacaCATCATCcagcaaagacaaaaagaaagacaagaagaagaagaaaaagaaagtggCCACCATTATTGACAGTGACTCTCCTCCAAGCCCCTTCTATGCTTCCAAGTCTCATTCAACATCTGAAGGCTCAGGAGCTTTCAAAGAGCCAAGCCTTGACTATGGAACCGGGTCCCCACCTATAGCAATCACACAATCTGATAATCAACATCTAGCAAGGAGCTATCCTAGTGACAGCCCCGACCTATCTTATTTGTCTTCTTCCTTCCCTACAAAGACTCCTCCCCCTACTCCATATGATTCAGCAATGTTGACCTACCAAAGTCAACTTCTAGATGGCTCGGACTACATGAACGCTAGACTGAACGCGATGTCGATGGAGCAAGGGGAGGATGAAGGGATGACCGCCGGGGCACCGCAAACCCTCTCCACGTCCTTCCCAGTCAAGACCCCGCCTCCTACGCCGTACGATTCATCAATGATGAAGTACCAGCATGCCCTGGAAGAGGAGACGGATTACATTAGCAAGAAGCTGAAGGAAGTTTCCTCCCAAGAAATGTCGGAGAGTCCGTCAGCACCGAGGTGGTCCTTCAGTACGGGGGGCTCCAAGGATCTGGGAGACTCCCAGTCTTACGATGAGGACAGCATGGGGGAGGATATCAGGAGGTCGTCTGATAATGGTTCTGGTAATCTCATGTTGTACGGTGAAGAGAGGACGGGTGAGGCTACAGATCTGTTTCCTGTGACTGTGGAAGACGACTTTACCACATCCTCAGGTAACTGAACATGATTTGCCAAGATATCTGACTCTGTTCTCAGTTTGTCAGAACTTATTTGGTTCACTGTCATCTGTACTTATTGAGTACTGAGTGTAATAGCCTACAGAATGacatcttgtacatgtacaaaatgtgtagGTCTAAGTAGTTGTATGTTGAACAGTATTACCAATGATGATCATCATTCTATGTGAAATGAATTGCAGAGACAATGTCAGAGTCCCACACCAGGCCAGAGTCGTTTCCCCGATCGGATTCCCTCCCACACTATGGAGCAGACATGGAGAGTGCAGCCATGGCAGTGGCACTGGCACAACAAGGCCTGGACATCAGGTTAGTGGAGTCCCATGTATcatacattgaatttcatagacaCAAACTACATGATATGGTGTCCACTTGCTGGTGTAACACTTTCTGCTgctgttttcatttcttcacCCTTCACAAACAACTTTTTTGTTGGTAAATGtaatctgcaagcagaggtaTCTATAGTGTGTGTgtcctacctacctacctaattATTgtatgtcagggctcgaaatttatttttgggatcaggtgcactggtgcacccagctaaaacaattgggtgcaccaaaaaattttggggtgcaccacttagatttaagtagaatgtcagaaaacctaataacaaaacttagttacaagctttcaaattcttaaacaagtaccatgacagacatttttattatctttccaacacttagatgtcaagactatgatatacatgtatactagcatacttgatatctttacatacataaatctaagaaaatatttgggtgcaccctgtgcacccacagaaaatgattgggtgcacagctccaattttgggtgcacctgggtgcacatacacccagtatttcgagccctgtatgtgtacatgtatgtaaagtcAGAAATAAGTTAGCACACAAGGCCTATTTAGATCAGAACAATATCCTGTCTTAGCTGGTGGTTCAGTTTTTGTGTTTCTTCCCTCAGACTTCCATCTTCAGCACACCTGCCTACACACATCCACACCAGGTGTGTTAAAAATCTACAAACATCTCTTCCTTCTActtgtttcttctttctgtatGCATAATCAATTGCACAATGTCATGTCATACTTAATAATGGTAAGTAAATATAACACTATGTCAAATTCCTTTCCACCATTCTAATAGACACTGCCTAAATCCCTGATACATGTAAGTCTAAGATGAATAATTCAAAGATTACATTGTGTTGCAATGACACTGGAAGTATCTTTCCATTTTACAGTTCAGTGAGAACACAAGGAGATGGCAGTGTTGCTACGTTACCAGCATCGCCTAGACATGAAACCATGTCAACAAGTGAGGGACCTTTGTTTGTATAGAATCTACTACAATAAGTCTACAATAAGCAGACAGAAGTTTGCTGGATTAGCCGTTTTTTCCTTCCctaattcagttcagttcagttcagttttattTGAGTCCAACTTGCACGTGCACTGTACAAACAGGCGCATGAAATCTGTTGGCCCACAAGGGCGCTGCACATTAAGACCGTATAATGCAAGATAATACACAGGTAGGATTAAAATCacttaaaatacaattttcaataaaattcAGATAGCACATACATTATAAAATCTGCTATACTGTACAGCTCTTTGAGTAGAGTTTCAGTGCACGGGGCATGAAAGACTGGGCGTGCCTATTCGTTCTACTGAAAGAGGGGGTCGGTTGTTTAGGACGTCGCAGGCTATAGTTGCTCTGTGTGGTAGATAATTTTTTATTAGAATGCTCTTTGACTCAATTGTGGTAGCATGAACCTTCAACCGAGGTACATGAGACTTTAAGTACAAGCCACCATACATGCGCCAAGgttaaacattgtacatgtattatgcaaaaaaatggaCAAGTCACAGACATATTCCAATGTAGAAACCTTTGGCCATCTATTGGTAAGATGaagttgattttgattttgtctattttctttCTCTTCATCTTCAGGTGAGTTGAAGCAAGCTGTCGTGGCCATGATGTTAAGAAAAGACGAAGTAGAGGAACAAAACAGGTAAAAACAGT
This genomic stretch from Branchiostoma floridae strain S238N-H82 chromosome 13, Bfl_VNyyK, whole genome shotgun sequence harbors:
- the LOC118428779 gene encoding sorting nexin-29-like isoform X1, which encodes MSGAPADPHQTERQNLLDRLLDGVKQCQIRFGGRTELATDGDSRVVCLLNQFETVLQHGMKRAKGLAAIKQVTQQVTGINMKGETEPVFWQCLREHLNKHELQRYLMLQQVTTDAGRGRAWLRSALNEHSLERYLHSLLGDTNLLRQHYDDWAFVLDDERSSMLPNMAAGLGSILFAINIDKSELNTVKQASATSLLEPLATMVGNVTSGVSSQKPGDEPQPVYALDVPSGDTSSSKDKKKDKKKKKKKVATIIDSDSPPSPFYASKSHSTSEGSGAFKEPSLDYGTGSPPIAITQSDNQHLARSYPSDSPDLSYLSSSFPTKTPPPTPYDSAMLTYQSQLLDGSDYMNARLNAMSMEQGEDEGMTAGAPQTLSTSFPVKTPPPTPYDSSMMKYQHALEEETDYISKKLKEVSSQEMSESPSAPRWSFSTGGSKDLGDSQSYDEDSMGEDIRRSSDNGSGNLMLYGEERTGEATDLFPVTVEDDFTTSSETMSESHTRPESFPRSDSLPHYGADMESAAMAVALAQQGLDIRLPSSAHLPTHIHTSSVRTQGDGSVATLPASPRHETMSTSELKQAVVAMMLRKDEVEEQNRSMRSLLDAEMENSARLRVETEELKKKHSLQQERSTTKIQALTRENEVLKHQLKKYVGAVQMLKRKGAQGTEILAGLVKVQEDEQPPPPPPPPEGTVDYSEEAAQYKEKLIQVAEMHGELMQFNEHLHMDLLSKDNLIQRLKEELVELRGPLPEDSVTEETSGTDADLSLVTRALVNIWIPSVFLRGKASDTHHVYQVYIRIRDEEWNIYRRYAQFYELHSQMKKKFPSVASLGFPPKKAIGNKDSKFVEDRRKRLQNYLRHMMNIVVQNTQGLVAGAGRERLVAVLPFFGDPYPPIASKPSRSGPFGRRKSKQEAPAQQKQKQQQQGHQSYMGL
- the LOC118428779 gene encoding sorting nexin-29-like isoform X2: MSGAPADPHQTERQNLLDRLLDGVKQCQIRFGGRTELATDGDSRVVCLLNQFETVLQHGMKRAKGLAAIKQVTQQVTGINMKGETEPVFWQCLREHLNKHELQRYLMLQQVTTDAGRGRAWLRSALNEHSLERYLHSLLGDTNLLRQHYDDWAFVLDDERSSMLPNMAAGLGSILFAINIDKSELNTVKQASATSLLEPLATMVGNVTSGVSSQKPGDEPQPVYALDVPSGDTSSSKDKKKDKKKKKKKVATIIDSDSPPSPFYASKSHSTSEGSGAFKEPSLDYGTGSPPIAITQSDNQHLARSYPSDSPDLSYLSSSFPTKTPPPTPYDSAMLTYQSQLLDGSDYMNARLNAMSMEQGEDEGMTAGAPQTLSTSFPVKTPPPTPYDSSMMKYQHALEEETDYISKKLKEVSSQEMSESPSAPRWSFSTGGSKDLGDSQSYDEDSMGEDIRRSSDNGSGNLMLYGEERTGEATDLFPVTVEDDFTTSSETMSESHTRPESFPRSDSLPHYGADMESAAMAVALAQQGLDISSVRTQGDGSVATLPASPRHETMSTSELKQAVVAMMLRKDEVEEQNRSMRSLLDAEMENSARLRVETEELKKKHSLQQERSTTKIQALTRENEVLKHQLKKYVGAVQMLKRKGAQGTEILAGLVKVQEDEQPPPPPPPPEGTVDYSEEAAQYKEKLIQVAEMHGELMQFNEHLHMDLLSKDNLIQRLKEELVELRGPLPEDSVTEETSGTDADLSLVTRALVNIWIPSVFLRGKASDTHHVYQVYIRIRDEEWNIYRRYAQFYELHSQMKKKFPSVASLGFPPKKAIGNKDSKFVEDRRKRLQNYLRHMMNIVVQNTQGLVAGAGRERLVAVLPFFGDPYPPIASKPSRSGPFGRRKSKQEAPAQQKQKQQQQGHQSYMGL